Proteins co-encoded in one Medicago truncatula cultivar Jemalong A17 chromosome 8, MtrunA17r5.0-ANR, whole genome shotgun sequence genomic window:
- the LOC11436150 gene encoding CASP-like protein 1B1 — MASGNEEKIESGFNDVPETKPKKDWILLSLRVVAFLATVSATLVMSLNKQTKTFVVATIGSTPITVPLTAKFQHTPAFVYFVVANGIVSLHNLVMIAMYILGPKFHNKGLQLALIAVFDTMALALASSGDGAATAMSELGRNGNSHAKWNKICDKFESYCNRGGGSLIASFIGLILLLIITVMSINKLLKLNRN, encoded by the exons ATGGCCTCaggaaatgaagaaaaaattgagTCTGGTTTCAATGATGTTCCTGAGACCAAACCAAAGAAGGATTGGATCCTTTTGTCCCTTAGGGTGGTAGCATTTTTGGCCACTGTATCAGCTACACTTGTTATGTCACTcaacaaacaaaccaaaacctTTGTAGTTGCTACCATTGGTAGCACCCCAATAACAGTTCCTCTTACTGCCAAGTTTCAGCATACTCCAGCTTTTGT GTACTTTGTGGTAGCCAATGGAATTGTCAGTCTTCATAATTTGGTGATGATAGCAATGTATATATTAGGAcccaaatttcataacaaaggACTCCAACTTGCACTGATTGCAGTATTTGACACG ATGGCTTTGGCTCTAGCATCAAGTGGAGATGGTGCAGCAACAGCTATGTCAGAATTAGGAAGGAATGGTAATTCACATGCAAAATGGAATAAAATATGTGACAAATTTGAGTCCTATTGCAATAGAGGTGGTGGTTCCTTAATAGCCTCTTTCATTGGGCTCATTCTCCTACTCATTATTACAGTGATGTCCATCAACAAGCTCCTCAAACTCAATCGCAATTAA
- the LOC11427425 gene encoding protein LSD1, whose amino-acid sequence MQSQLVCNGCRNTLLYPRGATNVCCALCNTITAVPPPGMDMSQLYCGGCRTLLMYTRGATSVRCSCCHTVNLAPVSNQVAHVPCGNCRTTLMYPYGAPSVKCAVCHYITNINMSNGRLPIPGHRPHGTTDSGMLPSTSTSMPQSQSQTVVVENPMSVDSSGKLVSNVVVGVTTDKK is encoded by the exons ATGCAGAGCCAACTTGTGTGTAATGGTTGTAGGAACACGTTGCTTTACCCTAGAGGTGCAACCAATGTTTGTTGTGCATTGTGCAACACAATTACCGCTGTTCCTCCACCTG GGATGGATATGTCTCAATTATATTGTGGAGGCTGTAGGACATTGTTAATGTACACACGCGGAGCTACAAGTGTCAGATGTTCTTGTTGTCATACTGTAAACCTTGCTCCAG TATCAAATCAAGTAGCCCATGTCCCTTGTGGGAACTGCCGGACAACACTTATGTATCCTTATGGAGCTCCTTCAGTCAAATGTGCTGTTTGTCACTATATTACTAATATCAAT ATGTCCAATGGAAGGCTTCCAATTCCTGGTCATAGACCTCATGGGACAACCGACTCGGGAATGTTACCTTCTACTTCAACG TCAATGCCCCAATCTCAGAGCCAAACAGTGGTGGTAGAAAATCCAATGTCTGTTGATTCAAGTGGGAAATTG GTGAGcaatgttgttgttggtgttacAACAGATAAGAAATAA
- the LOC11437143 gene encoding cationic amino acid transporter 1 has translation METPYRLKDRLLKRSSDHAELVEIKARSGNEMKKTLNWWDLMWFGMGAVIGSGIFVLTGLEARQEAGPAVVLSFVISGISALLSVFCYTEFAVEIPVAGGSFAYLRVELGDFVAFIAAGNILFEYIIGNAAVARSWTSYFATLCNKNPDDFRIIVHNMNPDYGHLDPIAIAALVAITALAVYSTKGSSIFNYIATLLHMAVIIFIVIAGLIKAKPENFNDFTPFGLHGMVNASAVLFFAYVGFDAVSTMAEETKNPGRDIPIGLVGSMTITTIIYCLLAATLCLMQNYKELNVDAPFSVAFSAVGMDWAKYIVSLGALKGMTTVLLVGAVGQARYLTHIARTHMMPPWFAHVDERTGTPMNATISMLAATAIVAFFTDLGILSNLLSIATLFIFSLVALALLVRRYYSSEVTTKGNQVNLIVCLVLIIGSSIGLSASWANSEHGWIGYAIFVPLWFLGTGALWLFVPMAKKPKLWGVPLVPWLPSLSIAINIFLLGSIDRKSYIRFAIWTGFLLVYYVLLGLHASYDTAKEFDQSKHSSGSDPEVEKQLNKVEQGAVKQDSSDA, from the exons ATGGAAACACCTTACCGGTTGAAGGATCGTTTGTTGAAACGATCCAGTGATCATGCAGAGCTGGTGGAGATTAAGGCTAGGAGTGGGAATGAGATGAAGAAGACACTGAATTGGTGGGACTTGATGTGGTTCGGTATGGGCGCCGTCATTGGTTCTGGAATATTTGTGCTTACCGGACTTGAGGCTAGGCAGGAAGCAGGTCCGGCAGTTGTATTGTCGTTTGTCATCTCCGGTATATCTGCTTTGCTATCGGTGTTTTGTTATACAGAATTTGCTGTGGAAATTCCGGTTGCAG GTGGGTCATTTGCTTACTTAAGAGTAGAATTGGGAGATTTTGTTGCCTTTATAGCTGCCGGAAACATCCTCTTTGAGTATATCATAGGCAACGCCGCGGTAGCTCGATCATGGACCTCCTATTTTGCCACCCTCTGCAACAAAAACCCTGATGATTTTCGTATAATAGTTCACAATATGAACCCTGACTATGGCCATCTTGACCCTATTGCTATTGCAGCTCTAGTAGCCATCACAGCCCTTGCAGTTTACAGCACCAAAGGCTCTTCCATCTTCAACTACATAGCCACACTCTTACACATGGCTGTCATTATCTTCATAGTTATCGCCGGTCTAATCAAAGCCAAACCCGAAAACTTCAATGACTTCACTCCTTTCGGGCTTCACGGTATGGTCAATGCTTCCGCTGTACTTTTCTTTGCTTATGTTGGCTTTGATGCTGTTTCAACCATGGCTGAAGAAACCAAGAACCCTGGTAGAGACATTCCAATTGGTCTAGTTGGTTCAATGACGATTACAACAATAATTTATTGCTTACTGGCAGCAACACTGTGTCTTATGCAGAATTACAAAGAACTAAATGTTGATGCTCCTTTCTCTGTTGCTTTTAGTGCTGTTGGAATGGATTGGGCTAAGTACATTGTTTCATTAGGCGCTTTAAAAGGAATGACAACGGTTTTGTTGGTTGGTGCTGTTGGTCAAGCTCGTTATTTAACTCACATTGCACGTACTCACATGATGCCGCCTTGGTTTGCTCATGTTGATGAAAGAACAGGAACACCTATGAATGCTACAATCTCAATGCTTGCAGCGACTGCTATCGTTGCTTTCTTTACCGATCTTGGGATTCTATCGAACCTCTTGTCGATTGCTACTTTGTTTATCTTTTCGCTTGTGGCATTGGCACTTCTAGTGAGGAGATATTATTCAAGTGAGGTAACTACAAAAGGGAACCAAGTAAATCTCATTGTGTGTCTTGTGTTGATTATTGGATCTTCAATTGGACTTTCAGCTTCTTGGGCTAACAGTGAGCATGGATGGATTGGATACGCAATCTTTGTTCCATTGTGGTTTTTAGGGACAGGTGCTCTTTGGCTTTTTGTTCCAATGGCAAAGAAGCCTAAACTATGGGGAGTTCCTTTGGTTCCTTGGCTACCTTCTTTATCCATTGCTATTAACATATTCCTTCTTGGATCTATTGATAGAAAATCGTATATAAGGTTTGCGATTTGGACAGGGTTTCTCCTTGTATACTATGTGTTATTGGGGTTACATGCTTCATATGACACAGCAAAAGAGTTTGATCAGAGTAAACATAGTAGTGGTTCTGATCCGGAGGTTGAGAAGCAATTGAACAAGGTGGAGCAGGGTGCTGTCAAGCAAGACTCTAGTGATGCTTAA
- the LOC25501812 gene encoding cationic amino acid transporter 1 has product MAVGEVADGGGGVRRRGCTFQTNDFFPEESFKSWENYGKSVMETPYRLKDRLLKRSSDHAELVEIKARSGNEMKKTLNWWDLMWFGIGAVVGSGIFVLTGLEAKQHAGPAVVLSFVISGISALLSVFCYTEFAVEIPVAGGSFAYLRVEMGDFVAFIAAGNILLEYVIGNAAVARSWTSYFATLCNKNPDDFRIIVHNMNPDYGHLDPIAIGALVAITALAVYSTKGSSIFNYIATMFHMAVIIFIVIAGLIKAKPENFNDFTPFGLHGMVSSSAVLFFAYIGFDAVSTMAEETKNPGRDIPIGLVGSMTITTAIYCLLGATLCLMQNYKELDTDAPFSVAFSAVGMDWAKYIVSLGALKGMTTVLLVSAVGQARYLTHIARTHMMPPWFALVDERTGTPMNATISMLIATAIVAFFTNLSILSSLLSISTLFIFSLVALALLVRRYYSSGVTTKRNQVNLIVCILLIIGSSIGISAYWANSSEHKWIGYTIFVPLWFLGTGALWLFVPMAKKPKLWGVPLVPWLPSLSIAINIFLLGTIDKKSYIRFTIWTGFLLVYYVLLGLHASYDTAKEFDQSIHSHGSDQKVAKQWNKMEQGAVEQDSSFAPVSN; this is encoded by the exons ATGGCGGTTGGAGAGGTGGCTGACGGAGGCGGAGGAGTACGTAGAAGAGGATGTACGTTTCAAACAAACGACTTCTTCCCGGAGGAGTCGTTTAAGAGTTGGGAAAACTATGGAAAATCTGTCATGGAAACACCTTACCGGTTGAAGGATCGTTTGTTGAAACGATCCAGTGATCATGCAGAGCTGGTGGAGATTAAGGCTAGGAGTGGGAATGAGATGAAGAAGACGCTGAACTGGTGGGACTTGATGTGGTTTGGTATCGGTGCGGTCGTCGGCTCCGGAATATTTGTGCTGACCGGACTTGAGGCTAAGCAGCATGCAGGTCCGGCAGTTGTGTTGTCATTTGTCATCTCCGGCATATCTGCTTTGTTATCAGTATTTTGCTATACAGAGTTTGCGGTGGAAATTCCGGTTGCAG GTGGGTCATTTGCTTACTTGAGAGTAGAAATGGGAGATTTTGTTGCCTTCATAGCTGCCGGAAACATCCTCCTTGAATATGTCATTGGCAACGCGGCGGTAGCTCGATCATGGACCTCCTATTTTGCCACCCTCTGCAACAAAAACCCTGATGATTTTCGTATAATAGTTCACAATATGAATCCTGATTATGGCCATCTTGACCCTATTGCTATTGGAGCCCTAGTAGCCATCACAGCTCTTGCAGTTTACAGCACCAAAGGTTCTTCCATCTTCAACTACATAGCCACAATGTTCCACATGGCTGTCATTATCTTCATAGTAATCGCCGGTCTAATCAAAGCCAAACCCGAAAACTTCAATGACTTCACTCCTTTCGGGTTGCATGGAATGGTCAGTTCTTCGGCTGTTCTTTTCTTTGCTTATATTGGCTTTGATGCTGTTTCAACCATGGCTGAAGAAACTAAAAACCCTGGTAGAGACATTCCTATCGGTCTAGTTGGATCAATGACGATTACAACAGCAATATATTGCTTACTAGGAGCAACACTTTGTCTTATGCAGAATTACAAAGAACTTGATACTGATGCTCCTTTCTCAGTTGCTTTTAGTGCTGTTGGAATGGATTGGGCTAAGTACATTGTTTCATTAGGTGCTTTGAAAGGAATGACAACGGTTTTGTTGGTTAGTGCGGTTGGTCAAGCTCGTTACTTAACACACATTGCACGTACTCACATGATGCCACCTTGGTTTGCTCTTGTTGATGAAAGAACAGGAACACCTATGAATGCTACGATCTCAATGCTTATTGCTACTGCTATCGTTGCTTTCTTCACCAATCTTAGTATTCTATCTAGCCTTTTGTCGATTTCTACTTTGTTTATCTTTTCACTTGTGGCATTGGCACTTCTAGTAAGGAGATATTATTCAAGTGGGGTAACTACAAAAAGGAACCAAGTAAATCTCATTGTGTgtattttgttgattattggATCTTCAATTGGAATTTCAGCTTATTGGGCTAATAGTAGTGAGCATAAGTGGATTGGATATACAATCTTTGTTCCATTGTGGTTTTTAGGGACAGGTGCTCTTTGGCTTTTTGTTCCAATGGCAAAGAAGCCTAAGTTATGGGGAGTTCCTTTGGTTCCTTGGCTACCTTCTTTATCCATTGCTATCAACATATTCCTTCTTGGAACTATTGATAAAAAATCGTATATAAGGTTTACGATTTGGACGGGGTTTCTCTTGGTATACTATGTGCTATTGGGGTTACATGCTTCATATGACACTGCAAAAGAATTTGATCAGAGTATACATAGTCATGGTTCTGATCAGAAGGTTGCGAAGCAATGGAACAAGATGGAGCAGGGTGCTGTCGAGCAAGATTCTAGTTTTGCACCTGTTTCCAATTGA